In Bdellovibrionales bacterium, the following proteins share a genomic window:
- a CDS encoding DUF1588 domain-containing protein: protein MTLFGSFPSSELVNQRDEVRSNPQALRAELLKMFSVPKNARRFSKRFWEKWLSNDGLKNMDIPSSESFDKEAVMNDFYSKVEEAIVSEKGLKDLFYSASSEGEIPESLLTHPSFAMSSSRVVNGQVKSHYVHRGINITNKLLCMKLPTLEPATLEQLEEAKSASANQNFADAIAQHRSNPNCRSCHSIIDPVGVTLEHLSPFGKFRGEFSDGSPILSKGVFLNRAYSDLSSLVEVISESGELRGCFLSQLKGLGDGPDNRVLGPCDAKDIFSQNRERPVIDVLTEMFSSRRFINSSLTAEQVKMKLVEVFVGDLYRYGLGREPDSEGFETWFQVYLKSGMLPVIKGILLSAEMNNLGLSQEQFAGRSYRSLAGRTPNSAELAEAVRKLVAVGKDMYLESLLNSDEVSKRFKILK, encoded by the coding sequence ATGACTTTGTTTGGAAGCTTTCCGTCTTCTGAGCTTGTCAATCAAAGGGATGAGGTCCGCAGCAACCCCCAAGCGCTCCGCGCAGAGCTATTAAAGATGTTCAGTGTGCCGAAAAATGCACGTCGATTTTCGAAGCGTTTCTGGGAGAAATGGCTCTCGAATGATGGCCTAAAAAACATGGATATTCCAAGCTCTGAGTCCTTCGACAAGGAAGCTGTAATGAATGATTTTTATAGCAAGGTTGAAGAGGCCATTGTATCTGAAAAAGGTTTAAAGGACCTCTTTTATTCAGCGTCCTCAGAGGGAGAAATTCCTGAGAGCCTTCTGACACACCCGAGTTTTGCGATGTCCTCTTCAAGAGTGGTTAATGGACAAGTAAAGTCTCATTACGTTCATCGAGGCATCAATATCACAAATAAGCTGCTTTGCATGAAATTGCCAACTTTAGAGCCTGCGACCCTTGAACAGCTCGAAGAAGCAAAATCAGCATCGGCCAATCAAAATTTTGCTGATGCGATCGCGCAGCACCGATCAAATCCCAATTGTAGATCTTGTCACTCGATCATCGATCCTGTTGGTGTCACTTTAGAGCACTTAAGTCCATTTGGAAAATTTCGTGGTGAATTTAGCGACGGCAGTCCCATTTTAAGCAAAGGTGTGTTTTTGAATAGGGCATACAGTGATTTGTCTTCACTTGTTGAGGTTATTTCAGAGTCAGGCGAGCTAAGAGGTTGCTTTCTCAGTCAACTCAAGGGATTGGGAGATGGGCCAGACAACCGGGTTCTGGGACCCTGCGATGCCAAGGATATCTTTTCTCAAAACAGAGAGCGTCCAGTTATCGATGTTTTAACTGAAATGTTCTCTTCTCGCAGATTTATCAATAGTTCTTTGACTGCTGAACAGGTAAAAATGAAATTGGTTGAAGTTTTCGTTGGAGATCTTTATCGCTATGGTTTGGGAAGAGAGCCTGATTCTGAAGGTTTTGAGACTTGGTTTCAAGTTTACCTCAAATCTGGAATGTTGCCAGTGATCAAAGGTATTCTCCTCAGCGCTGAGATGAATAATCTAGGTCTGAGCCAGGAGCAATTTGCGGGGCGATCCTATCGTTCATTGGCTGGTCGTACTCCAAATTCAGCTGAGCTAGCGGAGGCCGTTCGTAAGTTAGTTGCAGTTGGCAAGGACATGTATTTGGAAAGTTTGTTAAATTCAGATGAAGTAAGCAAGAGATTCAAAATACTGAAGTAG
- a CDS encoding bifunctional precorrin-2 dehydrogenase/sirohydrochlorin ferrochelatase, whose amino-acid sequence MSYFPLFIDLSTKRILIVGAGIVATRKLEKLNPFAPKLKIVAKEFCPDFENELALCLKEPEVFRREFLVTDIEGIDIVIVAADDLSLQKQIFDICSKRNIPCNSVDSPAFCSFIFPSLILRGDMTIGLTTGGKAPGLAVQIRKRLEAVLPEDLESMIKTVSSFREKQKVSGPSTFIERAQQVSQLVQTLLTKRDGEKKSWNHEAETKID is encoded by the coding sequence ATGTCATATTTTCCTCTTTTTATTGATCTTTCAACAAAACGAATCTTGATCGTAGGTGCGGGTATTGTTGCGACCCGAAAACTTGAAAAGCTAAATCCCTTCGCTCCGAAACTTAAAATTGTGGCCAAGGAGTTTTGTCCCGACTTCGAAAATGAACTTGCCCTGTGCCTCAAAGAACCAGAGGTATTTCGACGTGAGTTTCTGGTCACAGACATTGAGGGGATCGATATCGTCATTGTTGCGGCCGATGACCTCAGTCTGCAAAAGCAAATATTCGATATCTGTAGCAAACGCAATATCCCATGCAACAGTGTGGACAGTCCGGCCTTTTGCAGTTTTATTTTTCCCTCTTTAATCCTCAGAGGAGACATGACTATTGGCCTCACAACAGGTGGTAAGGCACCGGGTTTGGCGGTACAAATTCGCAAGCGCCTGGAGGCGGTTTTGCCTGAAGATCTCGAGTCCATGATCAAAACTGTGAGCTCCTTTCGAGAAAAGCAAAAAGTATCGGGTCCCTCCACATTTATCGAGCGAGCTCAACAGGTTTCTCAATTGGTCCAGACCCTATTGACGAAGAGGGACGGAGAAAAGAAGAGTTGGAATCATGAGGCAGAAACCAAGATAGATTGA
- the nirJ gene encoding heme d1 biosynthesis radical SAM protein NirJ codes for MFRISQFMNEIKSPTPVRPKRNPPGPVVIWNLIRRCNLACLHCYTNSTDRDYSGELNTQEVFSVMDDLKFFRVPVLILSGGEPLLRPDIYDISARAKKMGFYVGLSTNGTFIDSSNIDKIAALNFNYVGISLDGIGETHDRFRRKTGSFQAALEGIRVCKSKNLKVGIRFTLTQENAQDLPALLEFQKAEHIDKFYLSHLNYSGRGKLNRGRDAHFEITKWALDLLFKEAWQSAQREDEREFVTGNNDADGVYLLFWVRNNFPEMENHIRAKLAQWGGNSSGVNIANIDNLGNVHPDSFWWDYTLGNIRERPFSQIWTDLSDPLMKGLKAEQRQISGRCGQCSFFDVCNGNTRVRAYQVHKDAWAEDPGCYLDDNELGLTEEKKILSL; via the coding sequence ATGTTTCGTATCAGCCAATTCATGAACGAAATCAAGTCTCCCACTCCAGTAAGACCGAAAAGAAACCCTCCCGGGCCCGTTGTCATCTGGAATCTCATTCGCCGCTGCAATCTTGCCTGTCTGCACTGTTACACAAACTCCACTGACCGTGACTATTCGGGTGAGCTCAACACGCAAGAAGTATTCTCTGTCATGGATGATCTCAAGTTTTTCCGAGTGCCCGTCCTGATCCTTTCGGGCGGCGAACCTCTTTTGCGTCCCGACATCTATGATATTTCGGCGCGCGCAAAAAAAATGGGCTTTTACGTTGGACTGTCTACCAATGGCACTTTCATCGACTCCTCCAATATTGATAAAATCGCCGCGCTCAATTTTAACTATGTAGGCATTAGCCTCGATGGAATCGGCGAGACTCATGATCGCTTTCGAAGAAAGACCGGATCCTTTCAAGCCGCACTCGAAGGCATTCGCGTGTGCAAATCAAAAAATCTTAAAGTCGGTATTCGGTTTACTCTCACCCAAGAGAACGCTCAAGATTTGCCCGCTTTGCTGGAGTTTCAAAAAGCTGAGCACATTGATAAATTTTATCTGTCCCACCTCAATTACTCAGGTCGAGGAAAATTGAATCGTGGGCGGGATGCCCACTTTGAAATAACAAAATGGGCATTGGATCTCTTGTTTAAAGAGGCTTGGCAATCTGCACAGCGCGAGGACGAACGAGAATTTGTGACTGGCAATAACGATGCCGATGGTGTCTACCTGTTGTTTTGGGTTCGCAATAATTTTCCAGAGATGGAAAACCACATTCGAGCCAAGCTCGCCCAATGGGGTGGCAACTCATCAGGAGTGAATATCGCCAATATCGACAATCTCGGCAATGTCCATCCTGACTCCTTCTGGTGGGACTACACTTTGGGCAATATTCGAGAGCGTCCTTTTTCGCAAATTTGGACCGATCTCTCTGATCCACTGATGAAGGGCCTCAAGGCCGAGCAAAGACAGATCAGCGGTCGCTGTGGGCAGTGCTCTTTCTTTGACGTTTGCAATGGAAACACCAGGGTTCGCGCATATCAAGTCCACAAAGACGCCTGGGCCGAGGACCCCGGCTGTTACCTCGATGACAACGAACTTGGCCTCACAGAAGAGAAGAAGATTCTGTCTCTTTAA
- a CDS encoding c-type cytochrome — MGAGDSKAGKERANSCVACHGVAGNSVNPLYPSLAGQSEAYLVKQLKAFKSGDRKDPVMSAMATPLSDKDVENLAAYYSTSKSGGKSLEESKGEKAKTMEQTGRYEGAPSGISSSDIVYKDVPKGIQISKSEFEKSNTIYFERCAGCHGVLRKGATGKPLTTDITRKLGTEYLKNFITYGSPAGMPNWGTSGQLSDKEIEMMARYIQNEPAVPPEWGMNELKGSWKMLVAPDKRPKKKENNLNLDNLFSVTLRDSGEVALIDGDSKKIVTIIKTGYAVHISRMSSSGRYLFVIGRDARLNLIDLFMKVPETVAEIKIGLEARSVETSKYKGYEDKYAIAGSYWPPQYVIMNGDTLEPIKVVSTRGMTTGTQEYHPEPRVAAIIASHERPEFIINVKETGKIMLVDYTDIENLKTTVVDAALFLHDGGWDSSHRYFMSAANKSNKIAVIDSKTAKLVKLVDVGAIPHPGRGANFKLPKLGRVWATSHLGDDSISMISTEPKGKKAWSVVKTVKGQGGGSLFIKTHPKSKNLWVDTTLNPDTKISQSVAVLDINNVDKGFERIPIAELADLGDGPKRVVQPEYNRAGDEVWFSVWNGKDQKSAIVVLDDKTRKVKSVIKDARLITPTGKFNVFNTQHDIY; from the coding sequence ATGGGTGCGGGTGATTCTAAAGCGGGAAAAGAAAGAGCGAACTCCTGTGTTGCCTGTCACGGTGTTGCGGGCAATAGCGTGAACCCACTCTATCCATCGTTGGCCGGTCAATCAGAGGCCTACCTCGTCAAGCAACTTAAAGCCTTCAAGTCGGGCGATCGGAAGGATCCCGTGATGTCCGCAATGGCGACTCCCTTGTCAGACAAAGATGTCGAAAATCTAGCGGCTTATTACTCGACCTCCAAATCTGGCGGCAAATCATTGGAAGAATCAAAGGGCGAGAAAGCCAAGACGATGGAGCAGACTGGTCGATATGAGGGAGCCCCATCGGGAATATCTTCGAGTGACATTGTTTACAAGGACGTGCCAAAAGGTATTCAGATTTCAAAAAGCGAATTTGAAAAATCAAACACGATTTACTTTGAGAGATGTGCGGGCTGTCACGGTGTCCTTCGAAAAGGCGCAACGGGCAAGCCGCTGACAACGGACATCACACGTAAGCTGGGAACGGAATATCTGAAGAACTTCATTACTTATGGATCTCCAGCGGGAATGCCGAATTGGGGCACCTCGGGTCAGCTCAGTGATAAAGAGATTGAAATGATGGCCAGATACATTCAAAACGAACCGGCTGTGCCGCCAGAGTGGGGCATGAATGAGCTAAAAGGTTCATGGAAGATGTTGGTTGCTCCAGATAAACGACCAAAGAAAAAGGAAAACAATTTAAATCTTGATAATCTCTTTTCAGTGACCTTGCGCGATTCTGGCGAAGTGGCCTTGATTGACGGTGACAGCAAAAAGATCGTGACGATTATTAAGACTGGTTACGCGGTTCATATATCGAGGATGTCTTCATCCGGTCGATATCTTTTTGTTATTGGCAGAGATGCGAGGCTAAATCTCATCGACCTTTTTATGAAGGTGCCCGAGACCGTTGCTGAAATCAAAATCGGCCTAGAAGCCCGAAGCGTTGAGACCTCAAAATACAAGGGATATGAGGACAAGTATGCTATCGCAGGGAGTTATTGGCCGCCACAGTACGTCATCATGAATGGCGATACGCTGGAGCCAATCAAAGTGGTCTCTACTCGCGGAATGACAACTGGCACTCAGGAGTATCATCCAGAGCCTCGGGTTGCAGCGATCATTGCTTCACATGAGCGACCTGAATTTATCATCAATGTAAAAGAGACCGGCAAAATCATGCTGGTTGACTACACTGATATTGAAAATCTCAAAACGACGGTCGTTGATGCGGCACTTTTCTTACATGATGGAGGATGGGATTCAAGTCATCGTTACTTCATGTCTGCAGCGAATAAATCAAATAAGATTGCCGTCATTGATTCTAAAACAGCGAAACTCGTCAAGCTTGTTGACGTTGGGGCTATTCCTCATCCTGGTCGTGGGGCCAATTTTAAGTTGCCAAAATTAGGGAGAGTATGGGCGACAAGCCATCTTGGCGACGATTCAATCTCTATGATCTCGACTGAGCCAAAAGGTAAAAAAGCTTGGTCCGTGGTGAAAACAGTTAAGGGTCAAGGAGGCGGTTCTCTCTTTATTAAGACTCACCCAAAGTCTAAGAATCTATGGGTGGACACGACTTTGAATCCTGATACGAAAATCAGTCAGAGCGTTGCCGTGCTAGATATTAACAATGTTGACAAGGGTTTTGAGCGTATTCCCATCGCTGAATTGGCGGATCTGGGCGATGGACCGAAGCGAGTGGTTCAACCTGAATATAACAGAGCTGGCGATGAGGTCTGGTTTTCCGTTTGGAATGGAAAAGATCAGAAGTCTGCCATTGTCGTCCTGGATGACAAAACACGTAAAGTGAAGAGCGTTATCAAAGATGCTCGGCTTATAACGCCCACAGGTAAATTCAACGTCTTCAATACTCAACACGACATTTATTGA
- a CDS encoding Lrp/AsnC family transcriptional regulator, whose protein sequence is MNSSVPTKWTPLQIQLLDQYQRGFPICERPYLKIASELGVTEELVISELQYLKRKGAISRIGPVFRPHALGTSTLAAMMIDPDKLESLAHFVSGFQEVNHNYERSDKMNLWFVVTAQNEAKLLEVLREIELRTQIPVHDLRLLEEYRIDLGFDLAHWLKGRSE, encoded by the coding sequence ATGAATTCATCCGTCCCAACAAAATGGACTCCCCTTCAAATTCAGCTATTGGATCAGTATCAAAGAGGATTTCCAATTTGCGAAAGACCATATTTGAAAATTGCGAGTGAGCTTGGCGTCACCGAAGAACTTGTCATCTCGGAGCTACAATACCTCAAAAGGAAAGGGGCCATCAGCCGAATTGGTCCTGTGTTTCGCCCACATGCGCTAGGAACTAGCACTCTCGCCGCAATGATGATTGATCCAGACAAACTTGAAAGTCTGGCCCATTTTGTCAGCGGATTTCAAGAAGTGAATCACAATTATGAGCGCTCAGACAAAATGAATTTATGGTTTGTCGTGACTGCACAAAATGAAGCGAAGCTTCTCGAAGTCTTAAGGGAGATCGAATTGAGAACGCAAATCCCCGTCCATGATTTGAGGCTACTAGAGGAGTATCGCATTGATTTGGGCTTTGATTTAGCCCACTGGCTCAAGGGGAGATCAGAGTGA
- a CDS encoding DUF1552 domain-containing protein — MSTERKLSRKEFMLWMLKSAGYAYCLPHVLDLTKAFAAGGSHQYFIGVMAHTLALNKTVKDTSDLHGGFFNGYGNWIFNGYGSLSGLDSIKANVFVPRGLTYRMEAGTEAVGHFQAQGGFLTGFPSRGASDYDLLVGDNNTTAAPDGTKSIDWLIAESAGQTPLAVGYNHRAGFNGAEAPHFFNAISWRDPRNAHYPTFDSGALLKQLTARARCETYNSDPKVIEAQIKQANEKIILMDRVKDRYSQHFKLNRRYAGAYDRYIEDFKSEISKLNKDLEGLQSGLNYQNSKPALCDWSGPTVTTANPSTSDRTVYEQKVQGLNTLLALSFKAGLTNSATMSLCLEVNHGNQHYITSQDVGRDGQTLQDIVNHGNGLRDYMDSVTKNIVHLVNELKKYGIFEKTLILVGGEQNDGNTHTASEAPVFVIDGSNSSWNGKDVGVLAGGQTAPEDKPYSSLLVDVLNKFGISRSSFGSPKNIKGIGRGGIF; from the coding sequence ATGAGCACAGAGAGAAAATTATCTCGCAAAGAGTTTATGTTGTGGATGTTAAAAAGCGCGGGGTATGCTTATTGTTTGCCCCATGTCCTTGATTTAACGAAAGCTTTCGCTGCGGGCGGATCTCATCAATATTTTATTGGAGTGATGGCTCACACACTGGCACTCAATAAAACCGTAAAAGATACCAGTGATTTGCATGGAGGTTTTTTCAACGGCTACGGAAATTGGATTTTCAATGGTTATGGAAGTCTGAGCGGACTTGATTCAATTAAAGCCAATGTATTTGTGCCCAGGGGTCTCACCTATAGGATGGAGGCCGGAACTGAGGCGGTTGGACACTTTCAAGCCCAGGGGGGTTTTTTGACGGGCTTTCCGTCACGAGGAGCTTCGGATTATGATCTCCTTGTAGGGGACAACAATACCACTGCGGCCCCTGACGGCACAAAGTCCATTGATTGGCTGATTGCAGAAAGTGCCGGCCAGACGCCCTTAGCCGTTGGGTATAATCACAGGGCTGGGTTTAATGGGGCTGAAGCGCCTCATTTTTTTAATGCAATTTCCTGGAGAGATCCAAGAAATGCTCATTATCCAACTTTTGATTCCGGAGCACTTCTTAAGCAATTAACCGCTCGCGCGCGGTGCGAGACTTATAATTCGGACCCCAAGGTCATTGAAGCACAAATTAAACAAGCCAATGAAAAAATCATTCTTATGGATCGTGTCAAGGACCGATACTCTCAACATTTTAAGCTCAACAGGAGATATGCCGGAGCTTATGATCGGTATATCGAGGATTTTAAATCCGAAATATCCAAACTGAACAAGGATCTCGAGGGTTTGCAGAGCGGTTTGAACTATCAAAATAGCAAGCCGGCTCTATGTGATTGGTCAGGTCCCACAGTGACCACCGCAAACCCCTCCACCAGTGATCGAACAGTTTACGAGCAAAAGGTTCAAGGATTGAATACTTTGTTGGCTCTATCATTTAAAGCTGGATTGACTAATTCGGCAACCATGTCTCTTTGCCTAGAAGTCAATCATGGAAATCAACACTATATTACGAGCCAAGATGTTGGAAGAGACGGCCAAACTCTCCAAGATATCGTCAATCACGGCAATGGGCTAAGAGACTATATGGATTCCGTAACAAAAAATATCGTGCACTTGGTAAATGAACTTAAAAAATATGGCATTTTTGAAAAAACCTTGATCTTGGTTGGAGGCGAGCAGAACGATGGAAACACGCACACAGCCTCAGAAGCGCCAGTTTTTGTTATTGATGGAAGCAATTCTTCTTGGAATGGAAAAGACGTTGGTGTTCTTGCGGGAGGACAGACTGCGCCTGAAGATAAACCCTATTCCTCTTTGTTAGTTGATGTTTTGAATAAGTTTGGAATTTCTAGGTCAAGCTTCGGATCACCAAAGAACATTAAGGGAATTGGGAGAGGTGGGATTTTTTGA
- a CDS encoding Lrp/AsnC family transcriptional regulator — protein MFKLTELDNKIIKCTERGLPLTVRPFAAIASEVGASEEEVISRFRQMKEAGVIRRIAAVPNHYKLGFVSNGMTVWDVHDDKISELGKRVGSLDCVSHCYKRPRHLPDWPYNLFAMVHGRNKLEVQTHAEKILSILKPSLNGYDILFSSEILKKTGFRSRKEI, from the coding sequence ATGTTCAAGCTCACTGAATTGGATAACAAAATCATCAAGTGCACCGAACGCGGATTGCCACTGACTGTAAGACCCTTTGCAGCCATCGCCTCAGAGGTCGGAGCTTCAGAAGAAGAGGTCATTTCGCGGTTTCGACAAATGAAAGAAGCAGGGGTCATCCGACGAATCGCGGCCGTTCCAAATCATTACAAACTTGGCTTCGTTTCAAACGGCATGACCGTCTGGGATGTTCATGACGACAAGATTTCTGAATTGGGAAAGCGAGTGGGATCGCTGGATTGCGTGAGCCACTGCTACAAAAGACCGCGCCATTTGCCCGATTGGCCCTACAATCTGTTCGCAATGGTGCACGGAAGGAATAAGCTGGAAGTTCAAACTCATGCTGAAAAAATTCTTTCAATTCTCAAACCTTCACTCAACGGCTATGATATTCTATTTAGTTCTGAAATACTAAAAAAGACGGGCTTTCGCAGCCGAAAGGAAATCTGA
- the htpX gene encoding protease HtpX: MAWFKRIALFMAVNALVIFTISIVLNVLGVKPYLTARGLDYESLLAFCLIWGMGGAFISLALSRIMAKWMMGVKVIPPDTRDSELRDLVQMVHELSRAASLPVMPEVGVYDSPEVNAFATGPSKSRSLVAVSSGLLHRMKRNEVKGVLGHEVAHIANGDMVTMTLIQGIVNAFVMFLARVIAYALTMARGQDSDDRQGGTPMSYYLVQFALEMVFMVLGSMVVAWFSRYREYRADSGGARLAGRGNMIQALEGLKRTFDDVDPNTRPAIQALKISSRPGGIMRFFSTHPPLEERIERLQRSSVTG, from the coding sequence ATGGCTTGGTTTAAACGAATTGCTCTTTTTATGGCAGTCAATGCCCTGGTGATCTTCACGATCTCTATTGTTCTGAACGTGCTTGGCGTAAAACCCTATCTCACGGCCAGGGGACTCGATTACGAATCTCTCTTGGCATTTTGCCTGATCTGGGGTATGGGCGGAGCTTTTATATCCCTCGCTCTTTCTAGAATCATGGCCAAGTGGATGATGGGAGTTAAGGTCATTCCACCTGATACTCGAGATTCTGAACTTCGAGATTTGGTCCAAATGGTTCATGAGCTTTCCAGGGCAGCCAGCCTTCCGGTCATGCCAGAAGTTGGGGTATATGACTCCCCCGAAGTCAATGCCTTTGCCACTGGTCCGAGTAAATCCCGCTCATTGGTTGCGGTATCCAGTGGTCTCCTTCACCGCATGAAGAGAAATGAAGTCAAAGGAGTCCTCGGCCATGAAGTGGCCCACATCGCCAACGGAGACATGGTCACCATGACACTCATCCAAGGTATTGTGAACGCCTTTGTCATGTTCTTGGCTCGCGTGATTGCTTATGCACTCACAATGGCGCGCGGACAAGACAGCGATGATCGTCAAGGGGGGACACCCATGTCCTATTACCTTGTCCAATTTGCACTCGAAATGGTTTTTATGGTTCTTGGGTCTATGGTTGTTGCTTGGTTTTCTAGATACAGGGAGTACCGTGCAGATTCAGGCGGAGCGCGATTGGCTGGACGCGGAAACATGATTCAAGCGCTTGAAGGCCTTAAGCGCACTTTTGATGACGTCGACCCCAACACCCGCCCTGCTATCCAGGCACTTAAAATTTCGAGTCGTCCAGGCGGAATCATGCGCTTCTTTTCAACTCACCCTCCACTCGAGGAAAGAATCGAAAGACTTCAGCGTTCCAGTGTCACTGGGTAG
- the cobA gene encoding uroporphyrinogen-III C-methyltransferase, translating to MVSIVGAGPGDIELLTIKAYRRLRSAQVILYDNLVNKEILSIAPTETQLVYVGKECGKHEMSQSDINRTLIQYSRTHKYIVRLKGGDPFVFGRGAEEAQSLVEAGISFEIVPGISSSIAAAAYAGIPVTHRELASSFAVITGHEDPTKETSSIRWSSLGGIDTLVFLMAVGNRAAIASQLIKSGRQSDEPVAFVESGTTKNQRVTRSTLGEVRDRPPNIKSPAVMIVGGVADLNLSWFLPHDSNSSFLRPSSSIGSGPIEKPVELAR from the coding sequence CTGGTATCGATTGTCGGGGCAGGTCCAGGTGACATCGAGCTGTTGACCATCAAGGCATACCGACGTCTTCGTTCGGCACAGGTCATTCTCTACGACAACCTGGTCAACAAGGAGATTCTGAGTATCGCTCCGACCGAGACTCAGCTTGTCTACGTTGGAAAGGAATGTGGGAAACACGAGATGTCGCAGTCAGATATCAATAGAACCTTGATTCAATACTCTCGAACCCACAAATATATAGTCCGCCTCAAAGGGGGCGATCCCTTTGTCTTCGGCAGAGGTGCTGAGGAGGCTCAATCTTTGGTCGAGGCTGGCATATCATTTGAAATCGTCCCCGGAATCAGCAGTTCCATCGCCGCGGCCGCCTATGCTGGAATACCTGTGACTCACCGCGAGCTGGCATCTTCCTTTGCGGTCATCACAGGACACGAGGATCCCACAAAGGAAACATCATCCATTCGTTGGAGTTCTCTCGGTGGAATTGATACCTTGGTATTTCTGATGGCCGTCGGCAACCGTGCAGCCATTGCTTCTCAATTAATCAAATCAGGACGACAATCAGATGAACCCGTTGCCTTCGTAGAATCTGGAACAACCAAAAACCAGCGAGTCACAAGATCGACTCTGGGCGAGGTTCGAGACAGACCTCCTAATATCAAATCTCCTGCCGTTATGATCGTCGGAGGCGTTGCCGACCTCAATCTATCTTGGTTTCTGCCTCATGATTCCAACTCTTCTTTTCTCCGTCCCTCTTCGTCAATAGGGTCTGGACCAATTGAGAAACCTGTTGAGCTCGCTCGATAA
- a CDS encoding NAD(P)/FAD-dependent oxidoreductase: MAEAKSGKEDYFDVIVVGSGMGGLTCASLLTQFYGKKVLILESHSKIGGYTHSFSRSVRDTRVSWDVGLHYVGQMGEKSSLQKVMNRVTGGKVQWKKLSDPHQWFIYPGLKIAVPSSSDQFKSQLVELFPSEADKISTYFVDVYRATKWANFFHMAKRFPRALQLVLQYLLFWGYHLAFGKTSEYFGKRKFSKELRAVLDSQWGDYGLPSGQSPFFMNALVFTHYLNGAYYPVGSSQAIPQAVASIVKGGGGDVRVRHEVKDLLLDGDRVIGVKALNLFTNELIEARSSVVISNIGLINTYQKLIPELYASSTLDRISELPEPCSGVCLFLTLKEPPSKLGIQDQIFWLFDSYDHDKTWASRADILNHSPSMVFLSFSANVDLGGKVPTAQILTFSDPSLFKKWEDLPLKNRGAEYESLKEQISLRLLEFVEKSLPGFKSLVDFYELATPLTFKSYSKHPQGAIYGIPLSVNRFENPWISAKTPLKGLYLTGADIAGPGIAGAMMGGVLTLSEIVGLSVLGKAFQK; this comes from the coding sequence ATGGCGGAGGCAAAGTCCGGAAAAGAAGATTATTTTGACGTCATTGTTGTTGGCTCAGGCATGGGAGGGCTTACTTGCGCAAGTCTCCTAACTCAGTTTTATGGAAAGAAAGTGTTGATCTTGGAGAGTCATTCTAAGATTGGAGGCTATACTCATTCATTTTCAAGATCCGTTCGTGACACCCGCGTTTCTTGGGATGTTGGACTTCATTATGTCGGGCAAATGGGTGAGAAGAGTTCTTTGCAGAAAGTAATGAATCGAGTCACTGGTGGCAAGGTGCAATGGAAAAAGCTTTCGGATCCCCACCAATGGTTTATATATCCTGGTCTGAAGATTGCGGTACCCTCATCGTCTGACCAATTTAAATCTCAGTTGGTGGAATTGTTCCCCTCCGAAGCCGATAAAATAAGTACATACTTTGTGGATGTTTACCGCGCAACAAAATGGGCCAACTTTTTTCATATGGCCAAACGGTTTCCTCGTGCTCTTCAGTTGGTTTTACAATACCTTCTTTTTTGGGGTTATCATTTGGCGTTTGGAAAAACCTCAGAATATTTTGGAAAGAGAAAGTTTTCCAAGGAGCTGAGAGCCGTTCTTGATTCTCAATGGGGCGATTATGGCCTGCCTTCGGGTCAAAGTCCATTTTTTATGAATGCTCTTGTTTTTACTCACTATCTAAACGGAGCTTATTACCCTGTTGGTTCTTCCCAGGCGATTCCTCAGGCCGTAGCGAGCATTGTAAAGGGAGGAGGGGGAGATGTTCGTGTTCGCCATGAAGTCAAAGATCTTCTTCTTGATGGAGATCGAGTGATAGGCGTTAAAGCCTTGAATCTTTTTACAAATGAACTTATCGAAGCTCGATCCTCAGTTGTGATCTCTAACATAGGTTTGATCAATACATATCAAAAATTAATCCCAGAACTTTACGCGAGTTCTACCCTCGATAGGATTTCAGAATTGCCTGAGCCCTGTTCAGGTGTTTGTCTTTTTCTGACTCTCAAGGAGCCACCCAGCAAACTGGGAATTCAGGATCAAATCTTTTGGCTATTTGATTCTTATGATCACGACAAAACTTGGGCGTCACGGGCAGATATTTTGAATCATTCTCCCTCAATGGTATTTCTTTCTTTTTCAGCAAATGTCGATTTAGGTGGAAAGGTTCCAACGGCCCAAATTTTGACCTTTTCGGACCCATCCCTATTTAAGAAATGGGAGGATTTGCCTCTCAAAAATCGTGGTGCTGAATATGAAAGTTTAAAAGAGCAGATTTCGCTTCGACTGCTTGAATTTGTGGAAAAAAGTCTTCCTGGTTTCAAATCCTTAGTGGATTTTTACGAATTGGCGACCCCGCTCACTTTTAAGTCTTATAGCAAACATCCTCAAGGTGCGATCTACGGCATTCCCCTTTCTGTCAATAGGTTTGAGAATCCTTGGATTTCAGCAAAAACGCCGTTAAAGGGATTGTACCTCACCGGGGCTGATATTGCTGGGCCAGGAATTGCGGGAGCTATGATGGGAGGCGTTTTGACTCTCTCTGAGATCGTCGGCCTCTCCGTTCTCGGAAAGGCCTTCCAAAAATAG